One window of the Pseudokineococcus lusitanus genome contains the following:
- a CDS encoding helix-turn-helix domain-containing protein, which translates to MPPAPRPVATAPVLLRRELGDALRGLRQEQGRTLREVSGTARVSLGYLSEVERGQKEASSELLSSICGALGTPLSALLRQVSDRVALAEDLVVPDVVPADLVEDGRRPEGLVSAA; encoded by the coding sequence CTGCCGCCCGCCCCGCGGCCCGTCGCCACCGCACCGGTGCTCCTGCGCCGTGAGCTGGGCGACGCCCTCCGCGGGCTCCGGCAGGAGCAGGGGCGCACCCTCCGCGAGGTCTCGGGCACGGCCCGGGTCAGCCTCGGCTACCTCTCCGAGGTCGAGCGCGGCCAGAAGGAGGCCTCGTCGGAGCTGCTGTCGTCGATCTGCGGGGCGCTCGGCACCCCGCTGTCGGCGCTGCTGCGCCAGGTGAGCGACCGCGTGGCCCTCGCCGAGGACCTCGTCGTCCCCGACGTCGTCCCGGCCGACCTCGTCGAGGACGGCCGCCGGCCCGAGGGGCTCGTCAGCGCCGCCTGA
- a CDS encoding CinA family protein, whose product MPADGTVDDGGTARRCVGLARDAGLRVAVAESLTAGLVAARLADVPGASAVLRGGVVAYATDVKASVLGVPEDRLARTGPVDVDVARAMADGVRALLGADVGVATTGVAGPGPADGHAAGTAFVAVTGAAGEHAEELHLPGDRAAVRAGVAEAALRLLAAALADRDRPAPSA is encoded by the coding sequence GTGCCCGCTGACGGCACGGTGGACGACGGCGGGACGGCGCGCCGCTGCGTCGGGCTCGCCCGCGACGCCGGGCTCCGCGTCGCCGTCGCCGAGTCGCTGACCGCCGGCCTCGTCGCCGCCCGCCTCGCCGACGTCCCCGGGGCGTCGGCCGTCCTCCGCGGCGGCGTCGTCGCCTACGCCACCGACGTCAAGGCCTCGGTGCTCGGCGTCCCGGAGGACCGGCTCGCCCGCACGGGCCCCGTCGACGTGGACGTGGCCCGCGCCATGGCCGACGGCGTCCGTGCCCTGCTCGGCGCCGACGTCGGGGTGGCGACGACGGGGGTCGCCGGGCCCGGTCCCGCCGACGGCCACGCGGCCGGGACGGCGTTCGTGGCCGTGACCGGCGCGGCGGGCGAGCACGCCGAGGAGCTGCACCTGCCGGGGGACCGCGCGGCCGTGCGCGCCGGTGTGGCCGAGGCCGCCCTGCGGCTGCTCGCGGCCGCCCTGGCCGACCGGGACCGGCCCGCCCCGTCGGCGTAG
- the pgsA gene encoding CDP-diacylglycerol--glycerol-3-phosphate 3-phosphatidyltransferase: MTSWLVARRHADGRPSAWNLANALTVLRVLLVPVMAVLLVMDDGEQGGWRLGAALAFAVAIATDKVDGEIARRHDLVTDFGKLVDPIADKALIGTALVLLSVLGELPWWITVVVLVRELGVTLLRFLVIRHGVIPASRGGKLKTVLQSVAIALYLVPRPDGVLGGLLPAVLDPLALVVMLVAVVVTVVTGVDYVLSAVRQHRARRPGGAGRAR, encoded by the coding sequence GTGACCTCCTGGCTCGTCGCGCGTCGCCACGCGGACGGGCGGCCGAGCGCCTGGAACCTCGCGAACGCCCTCACGGTGCTGCGGGTGCTGCTAGTCCCGGTCATGGCCGTGCTCCTCGTCATGGACGACGGCGAGCAGGGCGGGTGGCGCCTCGGGGCCGCGCTCGCCTTCGCCGTCGCCATCGCCACCGACAAGGTGGACGGCGAGATCGCCCGCCGCCACGACCTCGTCACGGACTTCGGCAAGCTCGTCGACCCCATCGCCGACAAGGCGCTCATCGGGACGGCGCTCGTCCTGCTCTCGGTGCTCGGCGAGCTGCCGTGGTGGATCACCGTCGTGGTCCTCGTCCGCGAGCTCGGGGTCACGCTGCTGCGCTTCCTCGTCATCCGGCACGGGGTCATCCCCGCCAGCCGCGGCGGCAAGCTCAAGACGGTGCTGCAGAGCGTCGCGATCGCGCTCTACCTCGTCCCGCGCCCGGACGGCGTCCTCGGGGGCCTCCTGCCCGCCGTGCTGGACCCGCTGGCGCTCGTCGTCATGCTCGTCGCGGTCGTCGTCACGGTCGTCACCGGCGTCGACTACGTGCTGTCGGCGGTGCGGCAGCACCGCGCCCGTCGTCCCGGCGGCGCCGGCCGTGCCCGCTGA